The Cydia pomonella isolate Wapato2018A chromosome 17, ilCydPomo1, whole genome shotgun sequence genome includes a window with the following:
- the LOC133527243 gene encoding uncharacterized protein LOC133527243, which translates to MSAAEEQDETPDVLEETGALEADVGARFDYQLSNIDPRLKIDMDPLAHRDFRPEMMFIRDELRQAKFQALAVRRMALKQLLLQDFIREDCELRNLGLAYAPADS; encoded by the exons ATGTCAGCAGCAGAAGAACAGGACGAAACCCCTGATGTCTTGGAGGAGACGGGAGCTCTGGAGGCCGACGTCGGGGCTCGATT tgaTTACCAACTTAGTAACATCGACCCGAGGCTCAAGATCGACATGGACCCTCTGGCACACAGAGACTTCCGCCCCGAAATGATGTTCATACGGGATGAGCTGCGCCAGGCCAAGTTTCAAGCCCTCGCC GTTCGCCGCATGGCTCTCAAGCAGTTGCTGCTGCAGGACTTCATCCGCGAGGACTGCGAGCTCCGGAACCTCGGGCTGGCGTACGCGCCGGCCGATTCCTAA